The uncultured Methanolobus sp. sequence AAGGACTACGGTAAGTAATTATGATGGACGAACTGATAGAAGCACTTCAGCAACTGGGACTCACATCTTATGAAGCAAAGGTTCTGGTTGCACTTACGCAGTATGGAAGTGGCACGGCTGCGGATATCCACGCTCTTTCAGGTATTCCGCGCTCCGCAGTTTATGGTGTGATTACAAAACTCGATGACAAAGGACTTATCGAGACTCAGAATACCAAACCTATGCGCTATAAGGCACTGCCACCGGAAGTACTGATTAACAGGTTGAAGGCGGACTATGAAAAAGCTATTGAATTCTCAGGGGACCAACTTGAGAACATATACCATGCGAAGGATGGAGACAAGGAAGAAGGCTCGGTCTGGAATATAAGCGGCGTGAAAAATGTCAATGATAAGATTACCCTGATGCTGGAGTCTGCCGGAGAAGAGATTGTGTTTGCTTCCTCATACCCTTCTTTGTATGAAGTTACAAAGGTATATCCTATAATGGATAGCATAAAAGATACTGTCCAGAAAAAGATAAGTGAAGGCGTGATTGTCAAAATCACAGGACGTGACAAAGGACATGTTAAGGAGTTTGTCAGAGAGTTCCCCGGGGCTCAGGTCCGGGCGTACAGTAATGCAAAAACGTCCAGCCCGCTTAAAGGTGGGATACTGGTTATAGATAATAAGGAAATTCTTGTTATTACTATCAATGATGATGTTGTTCCGATTAGTCTAAATGCCACCTGGTACGGTGGGAAGGAGCATGTACAGATTTTCAAGCATTTTGCGGATACCGAATGGGATGCGTCCAGTCCCGTTGATGATGGCAAATAGAGACTGATCCAGGTATTCTATTTGCTTTTTTATTTTTATTTTAATTCGTTAATTGCTTTAATAGCAATTATATTCCTGTTACATAGAAACAATACAGGGGGACCATAATGGTCACTGAAATTACAACAGATGAAAATCTGATATTAAATAAAATCCAGAATGTAAATGAAAAGAACACAATAAACGGAAATAGAAGAACGCATATTAAGAATACATTTTCTGTCTGTCCGGAATGCCTCCGGATTGTAGATGCTGAAGTGTTTGCAGAGGCAAAGAAGGTGTTTATTGAAAAATCATGTCCTGAGCATGGTTATTTCAGGGATGTGTACTGGGGAGATGCCGGGCTTTATGAGAAGTTTGATAAATGGCATGTCTCAGGTGAGGGTGTTTCAAATCCCATGGTTACAGGTGTTTCTCATCCGCTAGAATGCGGTTTATGCGGGAAGCACAAAACAGGCACGATTCTGGCAAATATTGATGTGACGAACAGGTGTAATATGAACTGCTCCGTCTGTTTTGCGAATGCTAAAAAGAGTGGTTTTATCTATGAGCCGGACACAGAACAGATCAAGGATATGCTGCTTATGCTCAGGAATGAGAAACCTGTTCCATGCTATGCTGTCCAGTTCTCAGGTGGTGAACCTACTGTCCGTGATGATTTACCGGAACTTATTGCAATGGCAAAAGAGCTTGATTTTCTGCACATACAGATCGCTACCAATGGAGTAAGAATCGCTAAAGATCCGGAGTTTGCCAGAAAATTAAGGGAGGCCGGACTTCATACGGTGTATCTGTCATTTGATGGCGTGGGAGAGGAACCGTACCGGAAAATGCGTGGATTCAATGCATTTCCTGTGAAAAACGCTGCAATAAACAACTGCCGTGAAGCCGGGCTTACAAGCGTAACCCTGGTGCCGACTCTCGAAAAAGGTGTGAACGATCACCAGTTAGGGGATATTATAAATTTCGCTTCAGAGAGGCTTGATGTTGTTAAAGGTGTCAATTTCCAGCCTGTTTCTTTTACAGGTCGTATTGACCAGACAGAGAGGGAAGAAAAGCGTATTACTATTCCTGATTTCATTGCACTGGTAGAAGAGCAGACTGACGGTGCCATATGCAGGGATGACTGGTATCCGATACCTTCTGTGGTGTCGGTTTCAAAGTTTGTGGAAGCAATGTTCAATAAACCGGTTTTTGAATTTACAATGCATCCTCATTGTGGAGCTGCCATTTATGTCTTTAAAGAAGGAAACCGTCTGATCCCGATTACCCGGTTTGTAGATGTTGACGGCCTGCTTGAATACCTTGATGAAGTGACTCTCCAGATGAATAACAGCACTTCCGGCTTGAAAAAAGCTGCTCTTACCAGTGTGGCCCTGCAT is a genomic window containing:
- a CDS encoding helix-turn-helix domain-containing protein — its product is MMDELIEALQQLGLTSYEAKVLVALTQYGSGTAADIHALSGIPRSAVYGVITKLDDKGLIETQNTKPMRYKALPPEVLINRLKADYEKAIEFSGDQLENIYHAKDGDKEEGSVWNISGVKNVNDKITLMLESAGEEIVFASSYPSLYEVTKVYPIMDSIKDTVQKKISEGVIVKITGRDKGHVKEFVREFPGAQVRAYSNAKTSSPLKGGILVIDNKEILVITINDDVVPISLNATWYGGKEHVQIFKHFADTEWDASSPVDDGK
- a CDS encoding tetraether lipid synthase Tes; the encoded protein is MVTEITTDENLILNKIQNVNEKNTINGNRRTHIKNTFSVCPECLRIVDAEVFAEAKKVFIEKSCPEHGYFRDVYWGDAGLYEKFDKWHVSGEGVSNPMVTGVSHPLECGLCGKHKTGTILANIDVTNRCNMNCSVCFANAKKSGFIYEPDTEQIKDMLLMLRNEKPVPCYAVQFSGGEPTVRDDLPELIAMAKELDFLHIQIATNGVRIAKDPEFARKLREAGLHTVYLSFDGVGEEPYRKMRGFNAFPVKNAAINNCREAGLTSVTLVPTLEKGVNDHQLGDIINFASERLDVVKGVNFQPVSFTGRIDQTEREEKRITIPDFIALVEEQTDGAICRDDWYPIPSVVSVSKFVEAMFNKPVFEFTMHPHCGAAIYVFKEGNRLIPITRFVDVDGLLEYLDEVTLQMNNSTSGLKKAALTSVALHEISGFIDKDLAPDSIDVTKLLMDFFKKGTAEALRPFHRNSLFLGAMHFQDPYNLDLERVQRCGIHYATPDGRVIPFCAYNTLHRQKVESKFSKPYNPQEIEFRH